In Methanocella paludicola SANAE, the sequence GCCACTCTCTTGAGGACCCGGGCGACTTCTTTCATTTCCGGCTCCTTCATGCCCAGCCTCGTCAATTCCTGCGTGCCCAGGCGTATGCCGGACGGGTCGTCCGTGCCGTTCACGTTGTCCCACGGGAACAGGTTCTTGTTGGCGATGACGTTGGCCTTCTCCAGGTTCGCCGCCACGACGCTGCCGCCGCCGATCTTCGACACGTCAACGGCCACCTGGTGGGACTTCGTGTACCCCTGTTCCTTGCACAGGACGCTGAACCCCATGTCGTCCATGGATGCCGCGAGGGCCTGAGCGTTCTTAACGGTCTGCCTTGCATATGCCTTGCCGAACTGCTTCATCTCGGCCAGCGCGATGGCCAGCCCGGCCTTGTGGTGTAGGTGGAAGTTGGACACGGTGCCCGGGAACACGGCCTCGTCGATGTCCTTCGCCCACTTCTCCTTGCAGAGGATGATTCCTCCCTGGGGGCCGGGGAAGGTCTTGTGGGTGCTCGCCGTGACCACGTCCGCGCCCTCCTTGAGCGGGTCCTGGAACTCGCCGCCCGCGATCAGCCCTGCTACGTGCGCCGCATCGTAGACGATCGACGCCCCGACCTCGTCGCATGCCTCCCTTGCCTCCTTTACCGGATGAGGGAATAGGAACAGGCTGGCGCCGAACATGACCACTTTGGGCTTGAGGCGTTTGATCTCCTTGACCATGCCGTCCACGTCGATGTTCATCTTGCTGTTATCGTAAGGATGAGTGTAAATTTTCATGCCCCGGATGCCCGCCGCTGAGAATTTCGCGTGGCTGATGTGGCCTCCGCTCGGCACTGCCAGGGCCAGCAGCTTATCGCCCGGCTGCGCGAGCGCGAAGAACGCGGCGATGTTGCAGTTGACGCCCGATATGGG encodes:
- the glyA gene encoding serine hydroxymethyltransferase, with translation MNSDVQCVVDAVMGSQELFKYSLPMIASENVTSPLVRQVLSSDLGHRYAEGQVGHRFYQGCGFVDTIEAKAIELAKEVFRAPHVNVQPISGVNCNIAAFFALAQPGDKLLALAVPSGGHISHAKFSAAGIRGMKIYTHPYDNSKMNIDVDGMVKEIKRLKPKVVMFGASLFLFPHPVKEAREACDEVGASIVYDAAHVAGLIAGGEFQDPLKEGADVVTASTHKTFPGPQGGIILCKEKWAKDIDEAVFPGTVSNFHLHHKAGLAIALAEMKQFGKAYARQTVKNAQALAASMDDMGFSVLCKEQGYTKSHQVAVDVSKIGGGSVVAANLEKANVIANKNLFPWDNVNGTDDPSGIRLGTQELTRLGMKEPEMKEVARVLKRVAIDKEKPEKVKKDVILLKSQYQTVQYCFDGDGAYEFMLR